In a single window of the Magnolia sinica isolate HGM2019 chromosome 7, MsV1, whole genome shotgun sequence genome:
- the LOC131250723 gene encoding uncharacterized protein LOC131250723 produces MRESYSSFGFLTGKALIPHLSKHISTSKRPTHARCNPMHWANMDFQAHGMFGRPKSNYSYFHEKDFGCSFKRCSCFVLLFLSLSVTLLGVIALVIVFALRPRKPIFALQAVRVESFKINGSDGPDAYVSSKILLLFNTQNPNKVGLRYSPSQLFVLDKGVPVGVANVPDFYQPAHSKNVSVQGRVMFEHVSLSQIAGGNLLKGTNGGDHAVVRIVGDITARVHAMHVTLPKIKVALDCEISMDYRGIILSRGTNLMKKHKAHFSNHPSFSKKCSLAVYL; encoded by the exons ATGAGGGAAAGCTACTCTTCATTTGGCTTTCTAACAGGGAAAGCTCTCATTCCTCATCTTTCCAAACATATATCTACTTCCAAGAGGCCAACACATGCAAGATGCAACCCCATGCATTGGGCCAACATGGATTTTCAGGCCCATGGCATGTTTGGCAGGCCCAAATCCAATTACTCATATTTTCATGAGAAAGATTTTGGGTGTTCTTTCAAGAGATGTTCTTGTTTtgttcttctcttcctttctctaaGTGTAACATTGTTAGGTGTCATCGCTCTCGTCATCGTCTTCGCACTCCGGCCCAGAAAGCCCATTTTCGCTCTGCAGGCAGTACGGGTCGAATCGTTCAAAATCAACGGTTCAGATGGTCCGGACGCCTATGTGTCGTCCAAAATTTTGCTTTTGTTCAATACCCAAAACCCCAATAAGGTTGGATTAAGGTATAGCCCATCGCAGCTCTTCGTGCTCGATAAGGGGGTCCCAGTAGGCGTAGCCAACGTCCCAGATTTTTACCAGCCTGCTCATAGCAAGAATGTGAGTGTGCAGGGGCGGGTTATGTTCGAGCACGTTAGTCTCAGTCAAATTGCTGGTGGGAACCTCTTGAAGGGaaccaacggtggagatcatgcAGTGGTTCGTATAGTCGGTGATATCACGGCACGTGTGCATGCCATGCATGTCACCCTGCCAAAGATCAAG GTTGCACTTGATTGCGAGATAAGCATGGATTATAGAGGGATTATACTGAGCAGAGGAACTAATCTCATGAAAAAACACAAG GCTCATTTCTCAAACCATCCATCGTTCTCGAAGAAGTGCTCTCTAGCCGTTTATTTATAG